GCCTTCGCCCACCGGAATGTTCATGAACAGGTTGATCGGCTGCGGGATCACGATGCCCTCGTGGCCGAGCGCCGCCATCGCCTTCTGCAGGTTCTCCTCGCACGACGCGTGCCAGCCCTCGGCGCCGAGCAGCGCGTAGCGGCTCGGATCGCACGCGGCGCACAGCATGTCGTGGATGCCCGGCGAGGTGTCCGCCTCGACCGTCAGGATCGGGCGGCGGTGGTTCGTCACGAACTGCTCGCCGACCGCCGGGAAGAGCTTGCCGACCCACACGCGCGTGTGCTGGGCGCTGTGGTACTCGCTCAGATCGCCGGCGCAGAACG
The window above is part of the Gaiellales bacterium genome. Proteins encoded here:
- a CDS encoding urea carboxylase-associated family protein; translation: MPAREGHAVELHRGDRIRVIDPRGGQVADVFAFCAGDLSEYHSAQHTRVWVGKLFPAVGEQFVTNHRRPILTVEADTSPGIHDMLCAACDPSRYALLGAEGWHASCEENLQKAMAALGHEGIVIPQPINLFMNIPVGEGGTIGWEPAPTGAGDSVTLRAEMDIVVAVSACPQDLVPINSGDPTEIVLEVSRG